Below is a genomic region from Staphylococcus carnosus.
AAAGTGTAACGACATGTTCATCATTTAACATATAAATCTTTGACTGACCTTGTCGTTCAGATTTTACTAATTCAGCATTTCTCAATATTTTTAACTGGTGAGAAACGTTTGATTGAGAAAGTCCTAAAGTATGTGTGATATGGCCGACACTAGAAGGACCTTGTTCTAATAAATGCATAATTCTTATGCGATTAGGTTCACTTAATGATTTAAAAATGTCAGTTACATTTGCGAGTGTACTTGCTTTAAGTTCATGATTACTCATTTAAGAACTCCTATCTATTAATATATGAACAACTATTCATATATAATGATAATTCTAATTTGAGCTAAAGTCAATGTTATGAGAACAGACAGAGGAAGTTTAAGAAAATCACCACAGGGAATTAATTACACATATGACAATCTAAACTGAGGAGTGATTGATTTGAGTATTTTAGTTTTAGGTGCAAACGGTGGCGTAGGTAAACAAATCGTTTCTAAATTAAAAGAAGAAAATAAAGAAGTATCTGCAGCATACCGTAAAGACGATCAAGTTGATAAAGCAATCGGCGAAGGGTATGACGCAAGAAATGTAGATGTTGAAAAAGATGAAATCGAAAAATTAGCAGATAAATTTAAAGGCTTTGATCAAGTTGTATTCTCTGTAGGTTCAGGCGGTAATACAGGTGATGATAAAACAATTATCATTGACTTAGATGGAGCTGTAAAAGCAATCGAAGCCAGCAAAAAAGCAGGTGTAAAACACTTTGTAATGGTTTCAACTTATGATTCAAGTCGTGAAGCATTTGATAGTGTTCCAGAATTAAAAGCTTATACTATCGCAAAACATTACGCCGATAATCACTTACGCGACTCAGGTTTATTCCACACAATTGTACATCCAGGCGCCTTAGAAAATGGTCCTGGCACAGGTAATGTAGACATCGCAAAACACTTTGATGGCGGAGGCTCTGTACCTAGAGAAGATGTAGCTTCTGTTATTGTAGATGTACTTGAAAATGAAAAATTCCAAGGCGGAGAATTCCAAGTCATCAGCGGCTCAGAACCTATTGAAGATGCACTAGAAAACTTTTATAAAAAACAATAATCCATTTTAAACTATGAACTAATAAAATGAACTACTTTATATCACATCGTTATTTTGAGACTGTTTATTCAAAATAGCGGTGTGTTTTGTGTCTATTTTAATAGCATTTATCTGGAGAATGTTTAATGGAAATATACTTACAAAATACTTCGTAATAGCATGTTCATTATAAACAAAACAGCAAATGTAATTTTAAGTGTTGTTTTTTGAGATTAGCCAGTATGAATTTAATAGGATTTGTTATAATAAATGTATTAAAGCCGTGGGGGTAAACAATGAAAATTTCAAAGACAAAAATATACGAGAAAATTGCCGACATTATTTTAGAACAAATAAAATCAGGTGAATATGCGGTCGGCGATAAATTGCCTTCCATTCAAGCACTTTCAAAAGAGTACGGAGTAAGTGTGGCTTCAGTCAGAGAAGCCTTTAATGCTTTACGTACAATAGGAGTCATTGAGATTAAGCAAGGCTATGGTACATTTGTTACCCAAAAAGAACCTGTTTTTTTCAATTTGGAAGAATCTTCATTAACACGTAAACAAGTAGAAGATTTGTTAGAGTTGAGAGAAATAGTAGAGTTAGCAACTGTGAAAAAAGCAGCAGAATTAGGGACAGAAGAAAATTTACTTGAATTGAAAACTGCTTTAGAAATGATGGAAAGTGCAGTGGCAGATGGAACTTCAGGCGAAGCAGCAGATTTGAAATTCCACCTAGCAATCGCAAAAGCTGCTCAGAATTCAATGTTATTTGATTTGATGAATAATATTTCTGATGTGATTCAGGAAACAATGAAAGAAACACGAAAAATGTATTTATTTAATAAGCAAAGAACATTGAAGCGATTGTACGATGAACATTTAAAAATATATGAAGCAATTGAACAAAGAGACGTTGAAGCAGCAGAAAACAATATGAGACTTCATTTAGAGGAAGTACAAGATACGATACTGCAGAATATGGCTACTAAATAATAATTAATTAGAAGTATTAAGTTGAAATTTGGAAATTAAACTTTCAAGTCACGATATTAGAGGAGGGCTTGAAAGTTTTTTGTATTTTAAAAGACCTAAACTTTTCCGTAGTTTAGGTCTTTGCGCAAATTTTTTATCGATCTGAATAACTAGGTTATTCATTTGACATTAATCATATTCATTACCTTATATGTAACTCATGTTAAGTTATTATTAACATACTCCTATTATAACCGGTATATTAAGGTTTAAACAAGCTATAAAAGTTCTTTTTTGTAGAAAAAATTATGGAATTTTTCACTAGAAAATAAAAAGTGTTAATAGATGTAATCCTTTAGTTTTAAAGCTATAGAATTCAACGTTACTTTTGCATACATTTCTAAATGTTTATTGAATACTACCCTCTATTGAAAAATCTTGTTATAATGTTAAGGATAACGCATACATAAAATAGAAAGATAGAAATAACGCGTTTTAATTTTTGAAAACTCTTTTAAAAATTGATTTTACATAAAATAGAGAAACCAACTAATAAAGGTGGAGGTGGACAAATTCTATGCCATTGTTTTTGAAACCGATTTTTAAAGAAAGAATCTGGGGCAGTGACAATTTAGAAAAATATGGTTACCAGCTCCCAGAAAAAGATGTGGGGGAGGTATGGGCAATTTCCGCACATCAATATGGTGATAGTATAATCACAAATGGGCCGTATTCAGGTGAACCATTAAGTCGTGTCTGGGATGAGCATAAAGAGTTATTCGGTGAATTTCCAACTGCTCAATTTCCTCTTATGGTGAAAATGATAGATGCCCAAGAACCACTATCTGTACAAGTGCACCCCAATACTGCTTATGCATATGAGCATGAAAATGGTGATTATGGCAAGCAAGAATGCTGGTATATCATTGAGGCTGAAGAAGATGCAGAGATTATTTACGGTTTAAATACGGATTCTAAAGATAAATTTATAGAAGCATTAGATGAAGAAGCGCATCAAGATTTATTTAAGCATATTCCTGTTAAAGCAGGAGATTTCTTTTTTATTCCAAACGGAATTGTACATGCTATTGGTAAAGGAATCACTGTTTATGAAGTAACACAATCATCTGATGTTACTTATCGTATTTATGATTATGATCGTACGGATGAAGCGGGCAATAAACGTGAAATGCATATCGAGAAAGCAAAAGATGTCGTTGAAGTTAGGGAAGAGAGTCCTAATGTCATACCTGATACTGAAATCATAGAAAATCATAAAAGAACACAATATATTTCCAATGACAGTTTTACTGTAGTGAAATGGGAAGTTACCGGCACTTTAAATTACATGAAACCAAGAGAATTTTGTTTGGTTACAATTTTAGATGGTGAAGGTACATTGGTAACTGATGGTGACATCTATGAACTAGAAAAAGGTAAAAGTTTTATTCTGACATCTGAGGATTTAGATAATATCTTTAAAGGTGATTTTACGATTATGATTACCTATGTTTAATTCATATCAGCGAAAGAGGTGTGGTAAATGCGTAAATTTCTCTATTTAGCTTTAATATGCGGGATATTATCAGGCGCTGGTATCTTTTTGAATTTTCCTAAATATCCTAATCTGATAATCCCAGCAGCATTTTCTATACTTGGAATGGTTTGTGCACTTATTACAATTGCTGATAAGAAAACAAGCGGCATGCTAACTCTTGGAGGCGTACTCATTAATTTGATGCCATTGCTGGCCATATTTATGATGCCGAAATAACAATAACTTGTCATGCGTTTTAGCATTTGATATAAATATCTAGAATAGTAGTTTGCAATATGGAGAGGGATTATCAGCCTGTACAAAAAATATTGCACTCAAAGAAATTTTTAAAAGGAGCAGTGTCGATATGACTGAAGAAACAAATTATTTCTGGCTGAATTGCGGTTACAATCGCTGGAATCATAATGAACCGCTTGTAGGACAAACTACTTTATTTGAATCTGGTGCTCAATTCAACCCTACTCAAGGTTTTCGTGCATTTAAAAAGGCAAAAGCAGGCGATAAAGTTATTTTTTATCAAGTCCAAACAGATGCAGGACTTTTAGGAAGCGGAGAAATTATCAGTGTCCAAACTGGTGCACAACATAAGATACGTGTTCAATTCCGTTTAACAGAAGCGTTAAAGCCATTAACAGCAGATTATTTAAAACGTAGTGAAGCTTTAGAGTTCCGTATCAATAATATGAAAGAGACGTTATTCAATCAAATTTCGCCTGAAGAATTTGATTTGATTGAGCGATTGGGCAATGGTACTGCTCAAATTCCGCGTTATTTCTTCTTAGCTGAAAACAAAGAATTTGAACCAGGTGAAACATATACGCTTTTTACACATACTTATAACGGTATTAAGCGAAATGGATATCATTATTATACGCAATTAGAAATTGGAGATAAAATTGTATTTTATAGTCGAGAACAAGATCATTCGGTTGTGGGCTTAGGAGAAGTGACTCAACATCTTCGTGAATTGCCGCCTATTCCAGGCCGTACTAATAGTACTGCTATTGAAGTAAAATATAACGAAGATATTAATCCAGTCAGTTTATCAACTTTAAATAAGCATCCGCGTTTAAAAAACTTATATTATCTTCAGGAAAATGCAAAACAAGCTATTGCGAGCATGTCACAAGCACAATTTGGTGCTATCTTAGAAATGAGCGAACATAATGGTTTGAAATCACAATTTGAAGCAGTTGAAAAAAATAATGTGATTGATAAAAACGATGATGATATTAAACCGTTCATTCTATTAGTAATTAATGATAAAGATCGAGCAGAAGGATTAAAAGCTGCTGAAAATTTATTGCAAAAAACAAATGCCAATCCCGTTATCACAAGTGGTCACCCTGATTTTACAGAAGATATGCTTTATGGAAAATATTTACCGAATGAAGCGGGTGCTTTGTATTTCAGAGAAGGATTTATTACTGAATTAATGCCGAAAACAGATCGTAGTTATTTAGTAATCGATAATTTTAATCGTATTGATCCAGATATTTTCCAAACATATATCAATGTTTTAGAAGGATATGAAATGACATTACCGCGATATAACCGTGATGGCACGATGATTAAATGGTCTCGTAAAAAAGATTCTTTTTATCATTTTAATCCGAACTGGCACATTATTGGTGTAACGTATGATTCTCTAGAAGAAATTAAAGAAAAATACTCAGAACAATTTTTAAAATATGCACGTATCGTCAAAGTAAATCACGATTAGTAATAAGATTGACTATTTATGTCTTTTTAATGAAGACATAAATAGTCAATCTTTTTTGTATGTGTTGGAAATTTGCTCTGGCGGGTATGCATTATTTATACTTAATATAAGAGAAAAATAAAGGAGAGATTGATTGATGCCAATTATTTATTATGATGCTAACTGTGTTTATTGTTATAACTATGCCATATGGTTGATTAGACATGGTTTATCTCCTAGCTATCAATTTGCAACATTAAAAGGACCAGCTGGTCAAGAACTAGAACGTAAACACCCAGGTATTTTAGATATGAATACTGTAGTGTTACAAGAAGGTGAACACTTATATTTCAAATCAACTGCGAT
It encodes:
- a CDS encoding ArsR/SmtB family transcription factor yields the protein MSNHELKASTLANVTDIFKSLSEPNRIRIMHLLEQGPSSVGHITHTLGLSQSNVSHQLKILRNAELVKSERQGQSKIYMLNDEHVVTLLNQAIHHAEHPAN
- a CDS encoding SDR family oxidoreductase, whose amino-acid sequence is MSILVLGANGGVGKQIVSKLKEENKEVSAAYRKDDQVDKAIGEGYDARNVDVEKDEIEKLADKFKGFDQVVFSVGSGGNTGDDKTIIIDLDGAVKAIEASKKAGVKHFVMVSTYDSSREAFDSVPELKAYTIAKHYADNHLRDSGLFHTIVHPGALENGPGTGNVDIAKHFDGGGSVPREDVASVIVDVLENEKFQGGEFQVISGSEPIEDALENFYKKQ
- a CDS encoding FadR/GntR family transcriptional regulator; translation: MKISKTKIYEKIADIILEQIKSGEYAVGDKLPSIQALSKEYGVSVASVREAFNALRTIGVIEIKQGYGTFVTQKEPVFFNLEESSLTRKQVEDLLELREIVELATVKKAAELGTEENLLELKTALEMMESAVADGTSGEAADLKFHLAIAKAAQNSMLFDLMNNISDVIQETMKETRKMYLFNKQRTLKRLYDEHLKIYEAIEQRDVEAAENNMRLHLEEVQDTILQNMATK
- a CDS encoding type I phosphomannose isomerase catalytic subunit, yielding MPLFLKPIFKERIWGSDNLEKYGYQLPEKDVGEVWAISAHQYGDSIITNGPYSGEPLSRVWDEHKELFGEFPTAQFPLMVKMIDAQEPLSVQVHPNTAYAYEHENGDYGKQECWYIIEAEEDAEIIYGLNTDSKDKFIEALDEEAHQDLFKHIPVKAGDFFFIPNGIVHAIGKGITVYEVTQSSDVTYRIYDYDRTDEAGNKREMHIEKAKDVVEVREESPNVIPDTEIIENHKRTQYISNDSFTVVKWEVTGTLNYMKPREFCLVTILDGEGTLVTDGDIYELEKGKSFILTSEDLDNIFKGDFTIMITYV
- a CDS encoding EVE domain-containing protein, with the translated sequence MTEETNYFWLNCGYNRWNHNEPLVGQTTLFESGAQFNPTQGFRAFKKAKAGDKVIFYQVQTDAGLLGSGEIISVQTGAQHKIRVQFRLTEALKPLTADYLKRSEALEFRINNMKETLFNQISPEEFDLIERLGNGTAQIPRYFFLAENKEFEPGETYTLFTHTYNGIKRNGYHYYTQLEIGDKIVFYSREQDHSVVGLGEVTQHLRELPPIPGRTNSTAIEVKYNEDINPVSLSTLNKHPRLKNLYYLQENAKQAIASMSQAQFGAILEMSEHNGLKSQFEAVEKNNVIDKNDDDIKPFILLVINDKDRAEGLKAAENLLQKTNANPVITSGHPDFTEDMLYGKYLPNEAGALYFREGFITELMPKTDRSYLVIDNFNRIDPDIFQTYINVLEGYEMTLPRYNRDGTMIKWSRKKDSFYHFNPNWHIIGVTYDSLEEIKEKYSEQFLKYARIVKVNHD
- a CDS encoding thiol-disulfide oxidoreductase DCC family protein, whose product is MPIIYYDANCVYCYNYAIWLIRHGLSPSYQFATLKGPAGQELERKHPGILDMNTVVLQEGEHLYFKSTAIAKLLMSLTQDKWMGILLTLVPKPIRNFGYDLFANNRDKMWHAEWQKPNAYEQSFFID